Genomic DNA from Bacillota bacterium:
AGGTTCCACACGCGATGCACGTACGCAAAGCCCGTGTGCAGTGAGGAGGAACCCCCACTCACCGACAGGGGTGGCGGGCACTACGTGGCCTGCCACGTGTTCTGATCTGGTTAACACTCGCAAAAGCAAGGCGCAAGATGGATAATGAGCGGACGCACATGCACGGGCGGGAACTCAGTACACCGCCCGTGCGTATTATTGGTAGGACAAGGTTCGAGGCTATCAGGTGACTATTCTCCGAGACCATTCAGCCTACGCCAAACCCGCAAGCAGTCACCACCCGTCATTGGGTAGCCTGATGGGGCTATGCGACCCCACTGCCCAGCATCTAATGCAGACAACCAGTCGAAGGCGTCCCTCGGCCTAGCCGGCGACAGCCCGTACTGGCGCCTGAACTCGGCAGCCGTATTGTGGGCTAGTGTCCTCGATACTCCGGCCATACGCATCAAGACAGCATCCTCTGTGTTTACGCCATAGTACACCATACTGGGAAGAGTGTTGAGCAAGCGACGTTCGTCTGGGTCCAGCTGTTCAAAATCAATGCCGAGCTTTTGGAGTGCTGCGATTCCCCAAGTAACATTAGTCACGAGATTGCCATAAATGGCATCACAGCATTTGGTCAGGGCATGCATATCCGTGCCATCAAAATACGCCTGTGCCAGTTCTCGAAGGGTCCGACCATTCACCCAATCGACTGTGAGTGCAGCTAGCCATCTGTGGCTCACTCCGGTTGCTGGTATTTCTCTCAACTGGGAAAGCTCGGGGATCCGAAGCATCACACCCATGAGGTCCCTCAGGGTGGTCGTGCCCTTTGAAAACAATTGATCCGGTTTCCAATCGGATAATCGGAGGTCTTCGTTGCCTAAGCCTGCCAAGGCTATCCGTACATTATCAGGCGCAAAACCAGTGTCCTCGGCTAGTTTCGCGCTACCCGGATCCTTTTCAAGTCTCCTGACATAGCGGCGAGCAGCCTCAACGAGCTTTCTGGCTGCATCTGGATTAGATCTCTCCAGCGACATATAGCCGTACGTATCCCTCAGAATCAGCTCCAACCGCGTCTCCAAGCGCGAGTCTTGCCCGGATTGGTTGAACAGATGGGCGAGATATTGCATAAAGGCAGACCAAGTGGGCAAAGGTGCCAAAAGATGGAGGTCCAGTTCAGATCCACTCTTGCTGGCCTCGTCGTAGAGGGCTAGGAGTGACGATAGCAGCTCCTTGTGGGCGTCTTGAACGTATTTCCTCAATTCTTCGTCCTGACCTGCATAATCTGAGGTTGAGGCAATTCCAATCAGCAGCCCCACACCGGGTTGACCTAGACGACCTGCTCTCCCTGCTAGGTTCCAGAACTCGCGAAAACCCATCTCCTTACCTCTGGGGTACTTGAGTGAGGAAATGAGTATGGAGTTCACGGGGAAGTTGATTCCTTGCGCAATCGTTGTGGTTGCACAAAGCACCTTTAGGTGCGACTGTTCGGTAAGCCACTCGATAAGGAATCTGCATTCATCTGAAAGCCCCGCATGGTGGACCGCTATGCCATGCTGTAGCAGCTTACACAACTCATGACCCTTACCGTATTCCGCCTCAATGAACCGCATTACCATTTCTACGTCTGGCGCGACTCGATCGAGTCTCGGCAGCACTTCTTTGAGCTGAACCGCAGCAGACCACGCGTGAGGTTTCTGCTGGGTGATCACCAATGAGGTCCCACGACGACAGAGCTCGACTGCCATTGCACAGGACATCGTTGTGAGGCAACCCCTGACCTTGCTGAACGACTTAGGCAATGGTCCTGGGTCCCCAACGTAGACCGGGCTGTCCAGCCCGAGGCTTGGATGGCTGGTGGCGATCGATTCGAACTGCATTTGCCATCCCCT
This window encodes:
- a CDS encoding DEAD/DEAH box helicase, whose translation is MRLYEQLRIPQSWAIEAFGKGRLVEALHIAERQILQRSFGELLKPSCFLSDRECELVDEAVHACEIAALEWWQAARYPSEDQTEELRKFSDACTIAFTLVRSLPVPNLPEARASHILRCIALGYLADRHTDVQRWICDTIGDDMTLSLEGWDGLLASKILETWVRLVRRESWDEVNQIAGIISFLRHQQHEYEREYLGALDRNAVTSAAIQLVSFYHWAKATDVLAAYMLQGTPADAGPQIDLHFEKAVTGADVSGSFELGNLLRWLHLASHRLLKNAVWNVSQRFNSSITEYVRSLTSSQKTTLELLPPQRRAIFECGLLDRTHNAVVVSLPTSSGKTQLAVFRILEAVNHFGQQKGWIAYTAPTRALVNQITARLRRELACVNVRVEHISAALDVDQLEEEVLGDESAFDVLVCTPEKLDVIIRQGRVKRDLVLLIMDEAHSIEDESRGLKHELLLAMVKRDCPLAKFLLLTPFVSNGMELARWLDPQSPNAISMSLDWQPNDRVIGRFYAVPGTTPRGWQMQFESIATSHPSLGLDSPVYVGDPGPLPKSFSKVRGCLTTMSCAMAVELCRRGTSLVITQQKPHAWSAAVQLKEVLPRLDRVAPDVEMVMRFIEAEYGKGHELCKLLQHGIAVHHAGLSDECRFLIEWLTEQSHLKVLCATTTIAQGINFPVNSILISSLKYPRGKEMGFREFWNLAGRAGRLGQPGVGLLIGIASTSDYAGQDEELRKYVQDAHKELLSSLLALYDEASKSGSELDLHLLAPLPTWSAFMQYLAHLFNQSGQDSRLETRLELILRDTYGYMSLERSNPDAARKLVEAARRYVRRLEKDPGSAKLAEDTGFAPDNVRIALAGLGNEDLRLSDWKPDQLFSKGTTTLRDLMGVMLRIPELSQLREIPATGVSHRWLAALTVDWVNGRTLRELAQAYFDGTDMHALTKCCDAIYGNLVTNVTWGIAALQKLGIDFEQLDPDERRLLNTLPSMVYYGVNTEDAVLMRMAGVSRTLAHNTAAEFRRQYGLSPARPRDAFDWLSALDAGQWGRIAPSGYPMTGGDCLRVWRRLNGLGE